CGATGCCGTGCTGTGCGATTACCAGTTGGCGAATCACCGCACCGGCGCGCAGGCGTTGACGGCGGTGCGCAACGCACGCGCGCGCGCGGGGCACGATAACGTGGTGACGCTGCTCATCACGGGCGACATGGCGTCGGCGGAACTGGCGGCGCTCGCCTTGCAGGGGATTCCGGTGCTCCACAAGCCGGTCACACCGGCGCGCCTGCGTCGCACGCTGGAGATGCTGTGGCAGCAGGCCGAACTGGACAAGGGGCGGGCGACGGCGGCGCTGGAGTTGCGCGGGGATCAAGCGGGAAGAGAAGCAGGCAAAGAAGCGGGCAAAGAAGCGGGCAAAGAAGCAGGCAAAGAAGCAGGCAAAGAAGCGGGCGGTCGGCAAGTGGCGTGATGCGGGCTGCGGAATTTCTGTCGCAACGCGAACGCACGACAGGATCGCACAGCCCGTCCGGGAGCACTCAGCATCGCAGCGCCCCGCGGCAAGGCAAGCCGCAGAACCATATGCGAACAGGCGACGCGGACGCCCCTGTCCCTCACCCCGTGCTACAGGGTTTTCCCGGCTTCCAGCCAGCCGTTGATGACGGCGATCGCCGTCGACCGGTTGTGCACGCCCAGCGCGCGGAAGATCACCGACAGATGCACCTTCACAGTCCCTTCCGCGACGCCCAGTTCGCGCGCGATCATCTTGTTGGTCCAGCCGCGATGCACGAGCCGCATGATGTCCTGCTGACGCGGCGACAGATTTTCCAGCAGATGCTGCTGGTGCGGCTGCAATGACTGAATCTGCGCGAGAGGTTCCGTGAGCGTGGCGGCGCCCTGGCTGGGCGCGCGCGCGCCGGTGGCGGCCGCGCCTTGCAGCGGCGGATCGGCGGCCGCTTCGGCGTGGGCGGGCGCCGGCTGCGCTTCACGGCAGCCCAGCAGGCTGAGGGCTTCCATGGGAACGTAGGCGCCGCCCGAGAGCACCAGTTCGATCGCCTTGAGCATGACGCTCGCGGGCTGACGTTTCGGCACGAAGCCGAGCGCGCCGGCCGCCAGCACCGCGCGCATTTCGTCCGGTGATTCTTCGGCGGAGAGGACCACGAGCGGCAGCGCCGGGTTCGCCTTGAGCAGCACCTCGAGCGACGAAGCGCCGCTCATGCCCGGCATATGCAGATCGACGATGGCGAGATCGTGATCGGCATCGGGACGCGCGAGGGTCGCGAGCGTCTCCCAGTTATCGGCTTCGTCGAACTGGGCGTCGGGATCGAGGCCGCGCAGCATGCCCTTGACGCCTTCGCGGATGAGTTCATGGTCGTCGGCTACAAGAAACTTCATGATGGCTCCGCGAGTCGGGCCCGCCCGATGTGGGCTGCCGCCGTGATAGGGTCTCGTTTTACTTCTAGCCTCGTGAATCGCATCATTGCCGCCCACCCCGCGATCTTATGCCCGACCGGTGGCGCGGCGCACCTTCCGGCTTGCCGCTCGTGTGACTGCCTATTTGTCAAATCGCCGCCGGGTCCAATGCACTGCATGATGTCTAAGGCAGGTCTCCCGCGCATAGGTTCCGGCTTGCATGGAAGACGAGCCGAACGGCCCTTTTTTGAAGCGGTCCATGCAGGATTCCGAAGGTTATGCGCTCCGGATCGAATCACGCCAAAGCAGTCGCTATTTGACTGCAAATAACGTCACATTCATCAGAATCTTGAATGCGAAGCCGAGCGACACCGCCGAGCCTACGCCGAAACACCATAGCGCGATGAACCAGAGCCAGCCCGGCAGCTTGCGAGCCGGCGCGGGCGATGCGCCGTGGTTTGCGCGATGACCCGCGCGATGACTTGCGCCGGCGTTCGTCTGCTCAGTGATAGTGATGTTGGTCGCCATGACGCACCTTGCCACGAAATACCCAATAACCCATCGTCGTATACGCGATGATGATCGGCAGAATGACCGCTGCGCCGACCAGCGTGAACATCTGGCTCGAGCGTGGCGCGGCCGCTTCCCAGAGCGTCATGCTCGACGGAATCGCGTACGGCCACAGGCTCACCAGCAGCCCCGCGTAACCAAGCAGCACCAGCAGCAGCGCGAGTGCGAACGGCGTGTTGTGATGCCGCTCACGCACCGCGCGATGCATGAAGAACGCGCAGACGGCCACGAGGAACGGCACCGGCAGCAAGCGGTAGAAGAGGCCGTCGTGGAACCAGCGTTGCGCGATGTTCGGATCCTGCAGCGGCGTCCAGAGGCTCACCATCGCGATGAAGCCGAGCAGCACGATCGTCAGCGGCCAGACCACGCGGTGCAGGCGGCGTTGCAGATCGCCTTCGGTCTTCGCCACCAGCCAGCAGCAGCCGAGCAGCGCATAGGTGACGACGAGGCCAAGACCGGTGAGCAGGCTGAACGGCGTGAGCCAGCCGAAAGCATCGCCCGCATAGGCGCCGTCGATCACGGGAATGCCTTGCAGGAACGCCCCCAGCGCGATGCCCTGAAAGAACGTCGCGCCCGCCGAACCGCCGATGAACGCCAGATCCCACAGGTGCTTCGTACGATTGGCCTTGGCGCGAATCTCGAACGACACGCCGCGAAAGATCAGGCATACGAGCATGAAGATCAGCGGCAGATAGAGCGCGGACAGCACGGTCGAGTAGACCGCCGGAAACACCGCGAACAACCCCGCGCCTCCGAGCACCAGCCAGGTCTCGTTGCCGTCCCACACCGGCGCGACGGTGTTCATCATCAGGTCGCGCTCCTTCTCATCGGGGAAGAACGGGAAGACGATGCCGATACCCAGATCGAAGCCGTCCAGCACTACATACATGAAAAGGCCCAGCGCGATGATCGCGGCCCACACTACGGTTACGTCCATGTTCTTTCTCTATCGCAAGTGGCGGGTGAAGCAGGGTGGGTTCAGGCGGCGTCGATCATGTGATCGGCGGCGGAGAGCGGGCGGCGCGCGGTCTGATTCGGTGACCGTTGCTCCGGCGCGCCGTGCGGCGTGTGTCCCGGCAAAGCGGGGCCCGTGCGCATCAGCTTGAGCATGTAGTAGATGCCGATGCCGAACACCAGGAAGTACACGATCACGAAGGCCATCAGCGAGATGCCGACCTGCTGCGTGGTCAACGGCGATACGGCCTGCGAGGTGCGCATCACGCCGTACACGACCCACGGCTGACGTCCCGCTTCGGTCGTGACCCAACCGGCCAGCAGCGTGATGAAGCCGGTCGGCCCCATCGCCACCGCCACGCGCTGAAACCACTTCGATTCGAACAGGCGTTCACGGCGGCGCAGCACCCAGGCGGCCACCGACATCAGGATCATCAGCACGCCGAGGCCGGCCATGATGCGAAAACTCCAGAACACCAACGTCGAGTTGGGCCGGTCTTGCGGCGGGAATTCCTTGAGGCCGCGAATCTCGCCGTCCCAGCTATGTGTGAGGATCAGGCTGCCCAGATGCGGAATCGATACGGCGTAGCGGGTAGTTTCCGCCTGCATGTCGGGAATGCCGAACAGGTTCAGCGCGGTGCCGCCTTTTTCGGTGTCCCACAGGCCTTCGATCGCCGCGATCTTGGCCGGCTGATATTCGCGCGTGTTCAGACCATGCTGATCGCCGACGAAAGCCTGGATCGGCGTGAGAATCAGCAGCAGCCAGAGCGCCATCGAGAACATCTTTTTGACGGCCGGATCGCGCCGTCCGCGCAGCAGATGCCACGCACCCACCGCCGCCACCACCAGCGCCGCGACGATGAATGCGGCGAGCGCCATATGCGCAAGCCGGTATGGGAACGACGGATTGAACACGATCTTGAACCAGTCGAGCGGCACGACCCGGCCATTCACGACTTCGAAGCCTTGCGGCGTTTGCATCCAGCTATTGGACGCGAGAATCCAGAAGGTCGAGATCAACGTGCCGATCGCCACCATCAGCGTGGCGCCGAAGTGGGCGCGTGGACTCACGCGCTGCCAGCCGAACAGCATGATGCCGAGGAAGCCCGCTTCGAGGAAGAACGCGGTCATGACCTCGTACATGAGCAGAGGTCCGGTGACGGGGCCCGCGAAACTGGAGAAGCCCGACCAGTTGGTGCCGAACTGGTAGCTCATCACGACGCCGGAGACGACGCCCATGCCGAAGGCGACTGCGAAGATCTTCGACCAGAACAGGCAAAGATCTTTGTAGTACGCCTTGCCGGTTTTGAGCCAGCGCCATTCGAGAACGGCGATGAAACTGGCGAGGCCGATGCTGAGCGCCGGAAAAACGATGTGGAACGAGACAGTGAACGCAAACTGGATGCGGGCGAGATCGAATGCCGATAGAGCGGAGTTCATGAGCGTGAAGTGCGTGATGACCGCGAAGGCGGACTACGCGCGTCGACTGGTGTCGGTGCGCACTGCTTTGGGCAGATGGCGCAAGAGTATGGGATCGACGGAAAGTTTGCTGCGCTGCGATCTGCGTCAAAAAACCGCGTTGTTTGGGGTTGATTTTCTTTTATGAGACAGCAAACCGTTGATGGGTATCAAGTTTTCCTGATTGCCTTCGTGCTGTCGTGTGGCGCGCGATGGTGCGCAACTGCGGCAATCGACCGCGCCGCAGCAACCTGCCAGGACGAAGGTCGCGCACGCATGGAGCCAGGCGCGGTGCTGGCCGTCGAACTGTCGCAAGTGCGGCGGGACCGCTCAGGCAGTCCACACCAACCGTCGCGCTGATAACGGATCGGGTTGAGTGCCATGCTATCGCGGCAATTCAGCTCGCCCGTGCGCGTTGCCGGTCCGCGTGCGCTAAGTGGAGTCCGCGTGGGGACGACACGTGCGATCTTCACGTCGCTCATTCCACCAAAAAAGCATTCCTAGTTATACGATGTCACATAAATGGAATATCGATATGGCGTTGATTATAAAGAGAAGTCTGACAATGGAAGGGCTGGAATAAGGGTAAGTGCCTAATTGAAATCGAAGCTGGCATCGATAATAGTACGTTATCGTACAACTATCGCTGGATCGGCCGGCAGTGCCGTGACGACGCAAAGCGATTGCGATATCCGAGTTCGATCGCGCACGGCGCAGTAAAGGAACCCTATGAAAAAGATTGCTCTGAGTGGAGCCGGTGGTCAGCTAGGCTCGGTGGTGCGCGCCGCGTTGATCGCGCGCGGCACGCCGTTGCGTTCGGCCGCGGGCTCGAAAGCCCTCGTGCCCCTGGTGGATGGCGAAGACGTGATGCACGGCGACCTGCGCGACCCCGCGGTCGTGGACCGCCTGCTGGAAGGTGTCGACGTCCTGATCCATTTCGCGGGTACCAGCGTGGAGCGGCCGCTGCCCGAGATCATCGAGAACAATCTGCGCGGGTTGGTCGAGGTGTACGAAGGCGCGCGCCGCCAGGGCGTGCGGCGCATCGTGTTCGCCAGTTCGAATCACGCTATCGGCATGTACCCCGTGACTGAACATCTGAGCCTCGATTGCGAGTTGCGCCCTGACGGTTTTTACGGGCTGAGCAAGGTGTGGGGTGAAGCGCTGGCCAGAATGTACTGGGACAAACACGGTATCGAGAGTGTGTGCGTGCGCATCGGCAGCTGCCTCGAGCGGCCGACCGAGCCGCGGCATCTGAGCACCTGGTTCGGCCATCGCGATCTGCTGCATTTCCTCGACCGCTGTGTCGAAGCCGAGAAGGTGGGCTTCCTGACCATCTGGGGTGTGTCGGCCAATACGCGAAGCTGGTGGGACAACAGCGGCGCCGAGCGGCTGGGCTATCGGCCGACGCAAAACGCCGAAGCCTACGCCGAAGAGATTCTCGCGCGGCCGAATCCGCTCGACGCGCTGGGTCAGCGCTTCCAGGGCGGCAGCTTTGTGGGTATCGACTATTCGCGCGATGATGCCGGCCCGGACGGCTCGGCCGCTTGCGCAACGCGGCCTGCTTGAGCAGTCCAGGACAACGAGGAGACGCAGCAATGAAAATCAAGGGCATCCGCTGGTGGATGGTCAGCCTGGTCGCGGCCGGACTCATCATCAATTATCTCGCGCGCAATACGCTGTCAGTGGCGGCGCCGACGTTGATGAAAGACCTCCACATCACCACGGAGCAGTATTCGCACGTGGTCGTGGCGTGGCAGCTTTGCTATGCATTCATGCAGCCGGTCGCCGGCTTCCTGCTCGATACCGTCGGCACCAAGATCGGCTTTGCGGCGTTCGCGCTGGCGTGGTCGTTGGCGTGCGCCGCGGCGGCGTGGTCGACGGGCTGGCGCAGCCTCGCGTTCTTCCGCGGCCTGCTGGGCATCGCGGAAGCGGCCGGCATTCCGGCCGGCGTCAAGGCGACGAGCGAGTGGTTCCCCGCCAGGGAGCGCTCGGTGGCGATCGGCTGGTTCAACATCGGCTCCTCGATCGGCGCGTTGCTGGCGCCGCCGCTGGTGGTCTGGGCGCTGCTGCGCGGCGAATGGCAACTGGCGTTCGTGATCGTCGGTGTTGCCGGGATCGTCTGGAGCGTGCTGTGGATGGTGCTCTACAAACACCCGCTCAAGCAGAAGCTGTTGGGCGACGCCGAGCGCGACTACATTCTGAGCGGCCAGGAAGCGAAGCACAGCGACGCCGGCGCCGCGAGGCGCAGTTGGTTCACCATGCTCCGCAGCCGCGACTTCTGGGCGATCGGCATTCCGCGCATTCTGTCCGAACCGGCCTGGCAGACTTTCAACGCGTGGATTCCGCTGTACATGATGACCGAACGTCACATGAACCTGAAGGAAGTCGCGCTGTATGCGTGGATGCCGTTTCTGGCCGCGGACATCGGCTGCGTGCTGGGCGGCTACCTCAGCCCGCTGTTTCACAAGTACGCCGGGGTGTCGCTCTTCACGTCGCGCAAGATGGTGTTCGTGGTCGGCGCGCTGTGCATGATCGGACCGGCCTGCGTCGGCCTGGTGGCGAGTCCTTATGTGGCGGTGGCGCTGCTGTGCGTCGGCGGTTTCGCGCATCAGACCTTGTCGGGTGCGCTGTACGCGATCACGTCGGATATGTTCGGCAAGAATGAGGTGGCTACCGCGACCGGCATGGGCGGCATGGCGGGCTACCTGGGCGCGGCGGCGTTCACGGCGCTGTTCGGGGTGCTGGTCACGCAGGTCGGCTACAGCCCGTTGTTCGTCGTGCTGGCGGTGTTCGACATTATCGCGGCCGCCGTGGTGTGCCTGCTGGCGAAAAGCGCCGACAAGACGCCCGAGCCGCGCTGGACGCCGGCGAACGCGGTGGCCAAATGATGCTGGCCGGCTTGCGATGATGCGTTCCGCCCGCTGATCGAGCGAGCACGTAATAGAAAAATGGCGGCGCTTTCGGGCGCCGCCATTTTTGCTTCTGCTCACCGCGTTCCTTCAATCTTCACGGCTGGACGAAGCTCGCGCTTCGCGCAGCCGGTCGATCTCCTGCCGCTTACCGTTTATCGACGACCGTCGTGTTGTACGTCGTCGCACCGATCACCACATTGTTCAACGTAATGCCGTTGACGTTGTACGCGTAGATCGGCCCAGGCGTGGTCGCGCTCGCGGGGCCGGCCGAGACCGCCGTGCCCAGATTGCAGTTCGAGATCGTCACGCCGGTGATCGGCGGAATGGCCGGGGCCGGCGCCGCGCCGTTGTAGTCGAACGCGACAGGCCCTTGCGCGACGATCGCCTGGAAGCACGAGCCGGTCACGCCGCCCACCGTCACGTTGCTCGCCGTCACGTTCGAAATGTTCACGTTCTGCACGACTGCCGGACGAATGCGAATCGCGTCGTTGGCCGGTTGATAGTCGCAGTCGAACGTGATCAGCCCGCCCTGTGCCGCCGACGGATTGGCCGCCGCCGCCGTCACGACCCCGAGCGGCACCGTGGCATTGATCGGGCTGCCGCTCAGCAACGCGCTGCCGTAGCCCCCGCCCTTCAGGCTGACGCCGTTGGGCAGCGTGACGGTATCCACATAGAAGTTCTTCACGAAGCCGCCGCGATTCATGTTCGTCTTGATGCGAATCGCGATGTTCAGCGGATTGGTCGCCCAGTTCTGGTTCAGCATCTTCAGATTGCGCGCGTAGATGTTCTGCACGCCGCCGCCCATTTCGCTGCCGAGCGTGATGCCGCCGTGGCCGCTGTTCATCGTGCAGTTCTGGATCACGTGATTCTGCGCGGGACCGTACTGCGTATCCAGATCCTTGCCCGATTTGATCGCGATGCAGTCGTCGCCGGTGTTGAACGTCACGCTGTCGCAGAGCACGTTGTTGCACGCGTCCGGATCGAAGCCGTCGTTATTCGGGCCGATGCTGTTGGTCGTCACGCCGCGAATCACGACGTTCTTGCAATCGGTCGGATGATGCTGCCAGAACGGTGTGTTGTTGGTGGTGTAGTTCTCCATCAACACATTCGTGCAGCCGATGAACTCGACCATGCACGGACGCAGATAGTGGCCGACGCCGAACACCCGCTGCGCGATCGGCACGCCGGCTTCGGAGAGGGCGGGCAGATAGTTCTGGTCCTCTTGCCAGGGTGTCGTGGGGCTGGTCAGTTGCGCATACAGCGCGTCGGAAATGCCGGGTGCGGCGGTTTTCAGGTCGACGTTCTTCGGGTTGAGAAATGCCTGCGACGGCGTCGACGAATTCACGCAGCCGTACGCGCCATTCGATCCCTTGAAGGTCCACCAGCAGGTGGCGGTGTTGCCGCTGCCGGCGAACGGCGTCATGGCCTGGCCGTTGAGCACCGAGCTCGCGTCCTCGCCGGTCAGGGCGATATTGGTCTGGTTGCGCGCATAGACAGGGGAGCCGTAGTTGAGGCAATCGTTCGCCTGCCAGCGGCTGTAGAACAGGTTGCCGTTGGCGCCGCAGGCGACCGGGCCGTCCTTCGCGTAGTCCGCTGGGTTCGGGCTGAAGTAGATCGTGCAATTCGCGCTGAGGTGGAAGTTCACGTTGCTGAGCAGGACGATCGGTCCGGCGCAGTACCACGTGCCGGCCGGCACGACCACGCGTCCGCCGCCGGCGGCGTTGCAGGCCTGGATGGCGGCGAGAAAGGCCGGGCGCGAGTCGAACGAGCCGGCGGCGTTGGTCAGGTTCGAACCGGGACTCGCGACCGACGCCGAGCCCGTATACGGATTGGCGGCGACGACGACGGCGCACGGCGCAGCGCCGTATTGCGTGACCACGAAGTCGCGGGCCGGGAACATCGACTGGGTGATGCCCTGCAGGGACGCGATGATCTGCGTCGCGGCGCCCGAGGTGCCCCAGATCGGATCCTGTACGACAGGCGGTGTGACCGGAGCGGAGGTACCGCCGGTGACGGATCCGCCGCAAGCGGAGAGCCCGCCAAGCAGGGTCGCGCCCGCGGACGTTCCCGCCAGCACGATAAAGGCGCGGCGAGCGGGCGAATTCGGTTCGGTCGGGCCGGGCGCGCCTGATGTCGCCCGCTTGCCGTTGTTTTTATCGATGATTGCCACGGATGTCTCCTTGCCCTTTGCGGGCGTTGTCAAATGTCGTTGCTATTCGGATGGATGCGGCTGGTCAAAGACGTTGTCTTAACGTAAGGTATCCTTAATAATTGTGAAAAAAATCTGCCGGCGAGGTGCCATGCGGCTTTGCTCATGCGCAGCGAAAAAGGCGAACGAACGCACGTATGCGCCGCTGCGCGTTGCCTATCTGCATAGGCAAGCGGAGCGGCGCCTGGAATACAGACGTGCGGCTTAAGCGGGTTTCTGCCCGATCTCGTGATTGGCGAGGATTTCGAGCGCGCGCACCATCGCCGAGTGATCCCACGCCTTGCCGCCATGCGCGACGCAGGCGTTGAACAGTGCCTGGCAGGTGGCGGTATTCGGCAGCGAGACGCCGAGCGATTGCGCCGTCGAAAGCGCGAGGTTCAGATCCTTCTGGTGCAGTTCGATACGGAAACCCGGATCGAAGGTGCGCTTGGTCATGCGTTCGCCGTGCACTTCGAGAATGCGCGACGACGCGAACCCGCCCATCAGCGCTTCACGCACGCGCGCCGGATCCACGCCGGCTTTGGACGCGAGCAGCAGCGCTTCGCCGACTGCCTCGATCGTCGCCGCGACGATCACCTGGTTGGCCACCTTGCACACCTGTCCCGCGCCGACGCCGCCAATCAGCGTGACGTTCTTGCCCATCATGTCGAAGAGCGGCTTGACGCTCTCGTACGTCGCGGTTTCGCCGCCCACCATGATGGTCAGCGAGCCGGCCTTGGCGCCGACTTCGCCGCCGGAAACCGGCGCATCCAGATAGTCCGCGCCGTGCTCGCGCACGCGGGCCGCGAACTCGCGCGTGGCCATCGGCGAAATCGAGCTCATGTCGACGACGGTTTGTCCCGCGCGCAACGCGCTTGCGAGGCCCTGTTCGCCGAACAGCACGCGTTCGACGTCGGGCGTATCCGGCACCATGATGAAGATCACGTCGGCGTGCGCGGCGACGGCGGCCGGGCTGTCGCACGCGACGGCGCCCGCCTGGACGAGATCGTCGGGCACGCCGCTGCGCGTGAACGCTGCCAGCGCGACGCCGTTCTTGAGAAGGTTGGCGGCCATGGGCTTGCCCATGATGCCGAGTCCGATAAAGCCTGCTTTTTGCATGAAATGCTCCGAAGATGTCACGGCGGCCGGTTTACTGCTGGCCCGCCTGTTTCTGCATGAAATGTTTTTGAACCGTCTGCGCGGCGCCTTTCAGCAGCCCCATGTCCGCACAGACCGCGACGACGCGGCAGCCCATGCCGATGTAGCGCTCCGCGTCGGCCTGGACCGGGGCGAGGATGCCGCTCGGCTTGCCCGCGGCTTGCGCGCGTTCGAACACGTGCGCGATGGCCTGTTGCACGTCGGGATGACTCGGGTTGCCGATTCGGCCGTAGGCGGCCGCGAGGTCGGACGGCCCGACGAACACGGCGTCCACGCCGTCCACGGCGAGAATCTCGTCGATTGCGTCGACCGCCTTGCGGCTTTCTATCTGCACGATGACGCAGACGTTGTCGTTGGCAATGTCGAAGTAGTCGGGCACGGTCGCGTAGCGATTACCGCGCTGGCTCACCGAGACGCCGCGAATGCCTTGCGGCGGGTAGCGCGTGGCGGTGACGGCGCGCGCCGCGTCGTCGGCGCTGTCGACGAACGGCACCAGAAAATTCGAGAAGCCGCTGTCGAGGAGCCGTTTGATGAATACACTGTCGTTAGCGGGCGGCCGGACGACTGGCGCGCTGGCGCTGTCCTTGAGCGCCATCAATTGGGGGATCAGCGTCAGCACGTCGTTCGGTGCGTGCTCGGCATCCAGCAACATCCAGTCGAAGCCGACCACGCCGAGCAGTTCGGTCACGATCGGGCTGGCGAGCGACGCCCAGCAGCCGATCAGGGTTTCGCCGCCGCGCACCGCTCGGCGAAAACTATTGGGTAAGGCCTGGTAGGGCGTGACGGCAGGCATGGGCTGTTTTCCTCGAACGGCAGTGGATCGGGCAAGCTGCGGACGACGGCTAATCGATAGTCAAACCATGGTTATAGGTCGTCGTATGTCTAGAATTCAGATTAGCACCGGCTCTGCCGATTGTAACGGCCACGTAAACCCGAATTCCTCACCAGGCAAGCGTTTCAGCTTGCAGGTGTAGTCTCTGATGTTGTAGGATGACCTATATCTTAGGCCTTTATCCAAGGAAAGCGAAATGTCTATTACCGGCGAAATGCTGATCGGTCGCAAAACGGTGCGCGGCGAGGAAAAACCATTGCATGCGTTCAATCCTGCCACGGGATCGGACATCGCGGAGCCGGTTTTCGGCAGCGGCTCGGCTGCCCACGTCGGCGAGGCCTGCGAGCTCGCGCGGCAAGCTTTCGATCCGTATCGCCAGTTGCCGCTCGCGGTGCGCGCCGAATTTCTCGAGCGCATTGCCGACGGCATCATGGCATTGGGCGATGCGTTGATCGAGCGGGCGCAACAGGAGTCGGGCTTGCCCAAGGCGCGTCTCGAAGGCGAGCGCGGCCGCACCACCGGGCAGCTCAAATTGTTCGCGCAAGTCGTGCGCGCCGGCCAGTGGCTCGCCGCCACGCTCGATTCGCCGCTGCCGGAGCGCAAGCCGTTGCCGCGCTCCGATCTGCGCCTGCAAAAGATTCCGCTCGGGCCGGTCGCGGTGTTCGGCGCCAGCAATTTTCCGCTCGCGTTTTCGGTGGCGGGCGGCGATACCGCGGCGGCGCTCGCTGCGGGCTGCCCGGTGGTGGTGAAGGCGCATCGCGCTCACCTGGGCACTTCGGAGATGGTCGGCCGCGTGATCCAGCGTGTCGCGCAGGAAATGGACTTGCCGGAAGGCGTGTTCTCCCTGATCGTCGGCGCCGGGAATTCCGTTGGCGAAGCGTTGGTTGCGCATCCGGCGATCAAGGCAGTGGGCTTCACCGGTT
Above is a genomic segment from Paraburkholderia aromaticivorans containing:
- a CDS encoding response regulator transcription factor translates to MKFLVADDHELIREGVKGMLRGLDPDAQFDEADNWETLATLARPDADHDLAIVDLHMPGMSGASSLEVLLKANPALPLVVLSAEESPDEMRAVLAAGALGFVPKRQPASVMLKAIELVLSGGAYVPMEALSLLGCREAQPAPAHAEAAADPPLQGAAATGARAPSQGAATLTEPLAQIQSLQPHQQHLLENLSPRQQDIMRLVHRGWTNKMIARELGVAEGTVKVHLSVIFRALGVHNRSTAIAVINGWLEAGKTL
- the cydB gene encoding cytochrome d ubiquinol oxidase subunit II, with product MDVTVVWAAIIALGLFMYVVLDGFDLGIGIVFPFFPDEKERDLMMNTVAPVWDGNETWLVLGGAGLFAVFPAVYSTVLSALYLPLIFMLVCLIFRGVSFEIRAKANRTKHLWDLAFIGGSAGATFFQGIALGAFLQGIPVIDGAYAGDAFGWLTPFSLLTGLGLVVTYALLGCCWLVAKTEGDLQRRLHRVVWPLTIVLLGFIAMVSLWTPLQDPNIAQRWFHDGLFYRLLPVPFLVAVCAFFMHRAVRERHHNTPFALALLLVLLGYAGLLVSLWPYAIPSSMTLWEAAAPRSSQMFTLVGAAVILPIIIAYTTMGYWVFRGKVRHGDQHHYH
- a CDS encoding cytochrome ubiquinol oxidase subunit I encodes the protein MNSALSAFDLARIQFAFTVSFHIVFPALSIGLASFIAVLEWRWLKTGKAYYKDLCLFWSKIFAVAFGMGVVSGVVMSYQFGTNWSGFSSFAGPVTGPLLMYEVMTAFFLEAGFLGIMLFGWQRVSPRAHFGATLMVAIGTLISTFWILASNSWMQTPQGFEVVNGRVVPLDWFKIVFNPSFPYRLAHMALAAFIVAALVVAAVGAWHLLRGRRDPAVKKMFSMALWLLLILTPIQAFVGDQHGLNTREYQPAKIAAIEGLWDTEKGGTALNLFGIPDMQAETTRYAVSIPHLGSLILTHSWDGEIRGLKEFPPQDRPNSTLVFWSFRIMAGLGVLMILMSVAAWVLRRRERLFESKWFQRVAVAMGPTGFITLLAGWVTTEAGRQPWVVYGVMRTSQAVSPLTTQQVGISLMAFVIVYFLVFGIGIYYMLKLMRTGPALPGHTPHGAPEQRSPNQTARRPLSAADHMIDAA
- a CDS encoding NAD-dependent epimerase/dehydratase family protein, whose product is MKKIALSGAGGQLGSVVRAALIARGTPLRSAAGSKALVPLVDGEDVMHGDLRDPAVVDRLLEGVDVLIHFAGTSVERPLPEIIENNLRGLVEVYEGARRQGVRRIVFASSNHAIGMYPVTEHLSLDCELRPDGFYGLSKVWGEALARMYWDKHGIESVCVRIGSCLERPTEPRHLSTWFGHRDLLHFLDRCVEAEKVGFLTIWGVSANTRSWWDNSGAERLGYRPTQNAEAYAEEILARPNPLDALGQRFQGGSFVGIDYSRDDAGPDGSAACATRPA
- a CDS encoding MFS transporter, translated to MKIKGIRWWMVSLVAAGLIINYLARNTLSVAAPTLMKDLHITTEQYSHVVVAWQLCYAFMQPVAGFLLDTVGTKIGFAAFALAWSLACAAAAWSTGWRSLAFFRGLLGIAEAAGIPAGVKATSEWFPARERSVAIGWFNIGSSIGALLAPPLVVWALLRGEWQLAFVIVGVAGIVWSVLWMVLYKHPLKQKLLGDAERDYILSGQEAKHSDAGAARRSWFTMLRSRDFWAIGIPRILSEPAWQTFNAWIPLYMMTERHMNLKEVALYAWMPFLAADIGCVLGGYLSPLFHKYAGVSLFTSRKMVFVVGALCMIGPACVGLVASPYVAVALLCVGGFAHQTLSGALYAITSDMFGKNEVATATGMGGMAGYLGAAAFTALFGVLVTQVGYSPLFVVLAVFDIIAAAVVCLLAKSADKTPEPRWTPANAVAK
- a CDS encoding glycoside hydrolase family 28 protein; this encodes MAIIDKNNGKRATSGAPGPTEPNSPARRAFIVLAGTSAGATLLGGLSACGGSVTGGTSAPVTPPVVQDPIWGTSGAATQIIASLQGITQSMFPARDFVVTQYGAAPCAVVVAANPYTGSASVASPGSNLTNAAGSFDSRPAFLAAIQACNAAGGGRVVVPAGTWYCAGPIVLLSNVNFHLSANCTIYFSPNPADYAKDGPVACGANGNLFYSRWQANDCLNYGSPVYARNQTNIALTGEDASSVLNGQAMTPFAGSGNTATCWWTFKGSNGAYGCVNSSTPSQAFLNPKNVDLKTAAPGISDALYAQLTSPTTPWQEDQNYLPALSEAGVPIAQRVFGVGHYLRPCMVEFIGCTNVLMENYTTNNTPFWQHHPTDCKNVVIRGVTTNSIGPNNDGFDPDACNNVLCDSVTFNTGDDCIAIKSGKDLDTQYGPAQNHVIQNCTMNSGHGGITLGSEMGGGVQNIYARNLKMLNQNWATNPLNIAIRIKTNMNRGGFVKNFYVDTVTLPNGVSLKGGGYGSALLSGSPINATVPLGVVTAAAANPSAAQGGLITFDCDYQPANDAIRIRPAVVQNVNISNVTASNVTVGGVTGSCFQAIVAQGPVAFDYNGAAPAPAIPPITGVTISNCNLGTAVSAGPASATTPGPIYAYNVNGITLNNVVIGATTYNTTVVDKR
- a CDS encoding 2-hydroxy-3-oxopropionate reductase, with translation MQKAGFIGLGIMGKPMAANLLKNGVALAAFTRSGVPDDLVQAGAVACDSPAAVAAHADVIFIMVPDTPDVERVLFGEQGLASALRAGQTVVDMSSISPMATREFAARVREHGADYLDAPVSGGEVGAKAGSLTIMVGGETATYESVKPLFDMMGKNVTLIGGVGAGQVCKVANQVIVAATIEAVGEALLLASKAGVDPARVREALMGGFASSRILEVHGERMTKRTFDPGFRIELHQKDLNLALSTAQSLGVSLPNTATCQALFNACVAHGGKAWDHSAMVRALEILANHEIGQKPA
- the garL gene encoding 2-dehydro-3-deoxyglucarate aldolase — protein: MPAVTPYQALPNSFRRAVRGGETLIGCWASLASPIVTELLGVVGFDWMLLDAEHAPNDVLTLIPQLMALKDSASAPVVRPPANDSVFIKRLLDSGFSNFLVPFVDSADDAARAVTATRYPPQGIRGVSVSQRGNRYATVPDYFDIANDNVCVIVQIESRKAVDAIDEILAVDGVDAVFVGPSDLAAAYGRIGNPSHPDVQQAIAHVFERAQAAGKPSGILAPVQADAERYIGMGCRVVAVCADMGLLKGAAQTVQKHFMQKQAGQQ